From the genome of Astyanax mexicanus isolate ESR-SI-001 chromosome 3, AstMex3_surface, whole genome shotgun sequence:
GAATTGTCCTCTTGAAGGATAACTATGTCATTAACCTTAGTATTTCTCCTCTCCTTTTGCCATATTAGTCTTTGCTGAAGATTAAGGAGATACTCCTTCCTCCACCTTGTCCAGAATTCGTTTGACAAGAATTGCACTTGGCGCCATCTCTTGCGGAGGTATAGATCCTGACTTACAAACTGACCAGGAGGGGGTGCTATTATGTCAGACTTCATCATGAGAATGTGATTTGGCGTAAGAGGTTCAAGACTTCTTGGATCATTTAAGTGCTCTGTAGTCAGAGGTCTGCTGTTCACAATGGCCATCACTTCATATAGGAAAGTTCTCAGTGAAGTACTGTCAAGTCTCTTAGCAGACTGATCAAGGATTCCTGTTAGGACATTTCTTATTGTTCTTATTTGTCTCTCCCATACACCTCCCATATGGCTTGATGATGGGACATTCATTATGAACTCACATCCATGTGTCTTCAACTGTTCATGGTTCAAGTCCTTCATTGCATTCAGGAACTCTCTTTTAGCTCCAACAAAGTTGGTCCCCTGATCACATCTCAGTTGTCTGACATGTCCGCGGATTGCAATAAATGTGCGCAATGCATTGATAAATGCATCCGTGGTAAGGTCATCAAGCATTTCAATATGTATGGCTCTGGAACACATACAAGTAAAGAGAAGGCCATACTTCTTCAGCTCCTTTCTGGCTTCCTTCACATAGAATGGTCCAAAGCAGTCTATTCCACAGTATGTGAAAGGAGGTGTCATTTCCATCCTTTCTTCTGGCAAATCTGCCATCTTAGGATCTTGTGTGCTCCTTCTATACCTTCTGCATGATACACACTTGTAGATGTGTGAGGCAACTGCATTGCTGCATCCAATGACCCATATTCCATTGGATCGCAACTCATTGATAGTTATTCCTCTACCTTGATGGTGCACCTTCTCATGGTAGTGCTTGATAAGTAAAGAGGACACATGGCTTGTTTTTGGCAGTATAGCAGGGTGCTTAACATGAGGATGGAGGCTCGATCTTGTCAACCGTCCTCCAACCCTGAGAACACCATTTTCATCCAAAAATGGACTCAATGTGTAGAGCTTGTTTGCTTTGTCTTTGGGTTTTACTTCTTTGCATTGCTGTATACTGTAGATTTCACTGCTGAATGCTTCTTTTTGGACCAACTTGATTATGAACTGTTCAGCTTCATGTCTTTCCTCAACACTTGTAGTTTCATTTAGTTTAGGTTTGAGACCCTTGATGTGTTTAGCGAGGCGCTTAAGACAAGCAATGGCCTTAACAGCTCTTCTCCATTCAGAAAACTTTGACAGGCGGCCTAACAATGTCCTAACTTCCTCTGCCTTTGTGTTTAGAACTTGGTGTTGAGTCCTTCGAAGTTCTGGATCATTGTCGTTGACCTCTCCCACCTTTCCATCTCCTAAAGGTAGCTCTCTTTTCCACAGAAAGTTTGGTCCAGTGAACCAGTTTGAAGTCACAAGCTGATCTGCTGTTAGGCCTCTCGAAGCATAATCCGCAGGATTGTTTTCTGAACATACAAAGTGCCATTGCTTGGGATCTGTAACAGACTTGATACTTTGGATTCTGTTTGCTACAAACACATGGAAACGTCTGGCATCGTTGTTTATATATCCAAGAATGACCTTTGAGTCAGTCCAGAAATATTCTTGCAGATTATCTATTTCAAGCTCATTTCTGAGCATGGCACTTGTTCTTGCTGCTACCACGGCTGCAGATAACTCAAGCCGTGGTATTGTAGTTATCTTTGTGGGGGCAACACGTGCCTTTCCCATAACTAGTGAGCAGTGGACGTCTCCATTGGTGTTAACTGCTCTGAGATAAGTGCACTCCCCGTAAGCTTTGAGGCTGGCGTCGGAGAAGTGGTGAAGCTCGTACTGCATGACATTTGTGAAGTTTGCTGGTATGAAGCACCTTCTAATTGTTACATTAGACAGTTTTTGAAGATCTTGCAACCATGCTTCCCACTGTTGTTTGAGCTTGTCTGGAAGTGACTCGTCCCAGTCAACCTTGTCTCTGCAGAGTTGTTGCAGGATCTGCTTTCCACCAAGAATAAAGGGGGCTACAAACCCTAATGGGTCATAGATGGAAGCTACTGTAGCTAGCACACCTCTTCTGGTCATAGGGTGTTCCTTGATAGTGACTCTGAACTGGAATTCGTCAGAGGATACGCACCAGTGAACGCCCAGAGCTCTTTCCATGAGCGGTTCTCCCAAAGTCATGTTGAGATCCTTGACTCCTTCAGCACGCTCTTCCTCTGGTATCGATTCCAACACTTTCTGGCTGTTTGAAATGAATTTATGCAGCCTAAGCTTGCCTTTGCTGCAGAGCGCTCTAGCTTCTCTGACAAGCTGGATTGCTTCAGCATCAGACGATAAACTTCCAAGCCCATTGTCAACATAAAAATTCCTTTGGATGAATTTAAAGGTACTTGGATGAAACTGATCCTGACCTTCAGTGGCTAGATGTTTAAGaccaaaattagcacagccaggTGAGGAGGCTGCACCAAAAAGATGGACTTTCATCCGAAAAATTGATGGTGGAGACCCTAAATCCCCGTTCTCCCACCATAAGAACCTCAGGTAGTCTTGGTCTTCAGGCGTTACATGAAATTGATGGAACATTCGTTCTATATCACACATAACAGCAACTGTTCCCTTGCGAAATCTACAAAGTACTCCGACTAAGGTGTTTGTGAGATCTGGCCCAGTAAGAAGGTGGTCATTCAGCGATGTATCTTGGAACCTTGCAGAACAATCGAAGACCACACGTATCTTTCCGGGCTTTTGAGGGTGGTACACCCCATGGTGTGGAATGTACCAGACTGGTTGATTGTTGAGCTCTTCTTTAGGAACCTTTTCTGCATCACC
Proteins encoded in this window:
- the LOC111191896 gene encoding uncharacterized protein LOC111191896 gives rise to the protein MQYELHHFSDASLKAYGECTYLRAVNTNGDVHCSLVMGKARVAPTKITTIPRLELSAAVVAARTSAMLRNELEIDNLQEYFWTDSKVILGYINNDARRFHVFVANRIQSIKSVTDPKQWHFVCSENNPADYASRGLTADQLVTSNWFTGPNFLWKRELPLGDGKVGEVNDNDPELRRTQHQVLNTKAEEVRTLLGRLSKFSEWRRAVKAIACLKRLAKHIKGLKPKLNETTSVEERHEAEQFIIKLVQKEAFSSEIYSIQQCKEVKPKDKANKLYTLSPFLDENGVLRVGGRLTRSSLHPHVKHPAILPKTSHVSSLLIKHYHEKVHHQGRGITINELRSNGIWVIGCSNAVASHIYKCVSCRRYRRSTQDPKMADLPEERMEMTPPFTYCGIDCFGPFYVKEARKELKKYGLLFTCMCSRAIHIEMLDDLTTDAFINALRTFIAIRGHVRQLRCDQGTNFVGAKREFLNAMKDLNHEQLKTHGCEFIMNVPSSSHMGGVWERQIRTIRNVLTGILDQSAKRLDSTSLRTFLYEVMAIVNSRPLTTEHLNDPRSLEPLTPNHILMMKSDIIAPPPGQFVSQDLYLRKRWRQVQFLSNEFWTRWRKEYLLNLQQRLIWQKERRNTKVNDIVILQEDNSPRNQWRLAKVTEVYPSTDERVRKVKLLISDSTLDGQGKRTSKPVYLDRPVQKIVVLLEAES